One stretch of Pseudomonas azotoformans DNA includes these proteins:
- a CDS encoding FUSC family protein has product MNLPFFARRLLRPLLDPYRRYRHAKLIHAVRVSIGLLATILLTTGINLPHGEWASVTMLIVIGGLQHHGNIGKKAVERAYGTLIGASVGLVLVVQQAYFGQPFLTYLLMSAVCGFFSYHAIGKGGYIALLSAITVFIVAGHGDNPISDGLWRTVDILIGIVLALAFSFALPLYAVYSWRYNLASALRDCAAIYSRIINGQSVTDDEHLKLLNRLNAAMLQLRSLMPSVSKEVRISMTELDAIQRHLRMCISTLEILGNTRPDPRDEQAMARMQVMLRAEHRQIRVQLVGMARALKSGVTERLERPSPITGTEPALDTPVYSALDGYRLLTVQLAANVDTMRQRLAKTAGHWKI; this is encoded by the coding sequence ATGAACCTGCCCTTCTTCGCCCGGCGCCTGTTGCGCCCGTTGCTCGACCCTTATCGCCGCTACCGCCATGCCAAGCTGATCCATGCCGTGCGCGTGTCCATCGGCTTGCTGGCAACGATCCTGCTGACCACCGGCATCAACCTGCCCCACGGTGAGTGGGCGTCGGTGACCATGCTGATCGTGATCGGCGGTTTGCAGCACCACGGCAATATCGGCAAGAAAGCCGTGGAACGCGCCTATGGCACCTTGATCGGCGCCAGCGTCGGCTTGGTGCTGGTGGTGCAACAGGCCTACTTCGGCCAGCCCTTCCTGACCTACCTGTTGATGTCGGCGGTGTGCGGGTTCTTTTCCTATCACGCCATCGGCAAGGGCGGTTACATCGCCCTGTTGTCGGCGATCACGGTGTTTATCGTCGCCGGCCACGGGGACAACCCGATCTCCGATGGGCTATGGCGCACCGTGGATATCCTGATCGGCATCGTGCTGGCCTTGGCGTTCTCGTTCGCCCTGCCGCTGTATGCCGTGTACTCGTGGCGCTACAACCTGGCGAGTGCGCTGCGCGATTGCGCGGCGATCTACAGCCGGATCATCAATGGCCAGTCGGTTACCGATGATGAACATCTGAAGCTACTCAATCGCTTGAACGCGGCGATGCTGCAACTGCGTTCGTTGATGCCGTCGGTATCCAAGGAAGTGCGCATTTCCATGACCGAGCTGGACGCGATCCAACGCCACCTGCGCATGTGCATCAGCACCCTGGAGATTCTTGGCAATACCCGGCCCGATCCACGGGATGAACAGGCGATGGCGCGGATGCAGGTGATGTTGAGGGCCGAACATCGGCAGATCCGGGTGCAGTTGGTGGGGATGGCGCGGGCGTTGAAGTCGGGGGTGACGGAGCGGTTGGAGCGGCCCAGCCCTATCACGGGCACCGAGCCAGCACTGGATACGCCGGTCTACAGCGCGCTGGATGGCTATCGGTTGTTGACGGTACAACTGGCGGCAAACGTGGATACGATGCGCCAACGCCTGGCCAAAACTGCCGGGCACTGGAAGATCTAG
- a CDS encoding TetR/AcrR family transcriptional regulator: protein MVAKKVSAPNITKTRLLDATEALFIKYGYDAVLLRQITERAQVNLAAVNYHFGDKDSLMQTLLKQRLEPLNEQRLELLARCEAESDGPLDCDTLLGVLFAPAMGLERSDPASASGEGRSFIRFLGRVYSDTSPFIQEYLKVHYQPVFQRFFEAFALALPDLPRNELGVRLQFALKAISGVMAGTELRLLMNSMSLGRPATDAEVMAKLITLVSAAIRVPQQSPEAETALAKVLDTQRAIREQAAAPAAKASR from the coding sequence ATGGTCGCGAAGAAAGTCAGCGCTCCAAACATTACCAAGACTCGATTGCTGGATGCGACAGAGGCTCTCTTCATCAAGTACGGATATGACGCGGTTTTGTTACGGCAGATTACCGAGCGTGCCCAGGTCAACCTGGCGGCGGTGAACTACCACTTCGGGGACAAGGACTCCCTGATGCAAACCCTGCTCAAGCAGCGCCTGGAGCCGCTCAACGAGCAGCGCCTGGAACTGTTGGCGCGGTGTGAGGCCGAGTCCGACGGCCCGCTGGACTGCGACACCTTGCTCGGCGTGCTGTTCGCCCCGGCCATGGGCCTGGAGCGCAGCGATCCGGCCAGCGCCAGCGGGGAAGGGCGTTCGTTCATCCGTTTCCTGGGCCGGGTCTACAGCGACACCTCGCCGTTTATCCAGGAATACCTCAAGGTGCATTACCAGCCGGTGTTCCAGCGTTTCTTCGAAGCCTTCGCCCTGGCCTTGCCGGACCTGCCGCGCAATGAACTGGGGGTGCGCCTGCAATTTGCCCTCAAGGCGATTTCCGGGGTGATGGCCGGCACCGAGCTGCGCCTGCTGATGAATTCCATGAGCCTGGGCCGCCCGGCGACGGATGCCGAGGTGATGGCCAAGTTGATCACCCTGGTGTCGGCGGCGATTCGTGTGCCACAGCAAAGCCCGGAAGCGGAAACCGCATTGGCCAAGGTACTGGATACCCAGCGGGCCATCCGCGAACAAGCGGCAGCCCCCGCCGCCAAGGCCTCACGCTGA
- a CDS encoding ABC transporter ATP-binding protein, with amino-acid sequence MMTDTPTHPGLISLQGIGKSYQLAGQHLAILNDVCLSIASGDSCGILGASGSGKSTLLNILGLLDLPNCGQYHFAGHDIFNATPDQLAAIRNQQIGFVFQSFNLLPRLSALDNVALPLSYRGVSRHESVEQALRMLEQVGLADRAHHRPADLSGGQRQRVAIARALVGNPSVILADEPTGNLDSTTAQEIMDLLLALNREQQVTLIIVTHDPHIAERLERKILVRNGVVQEARSL; translated from the coding sequence ATGATGACAGATACCCCCACGCACCCAGGCTTGATCTCCCTGCAAGGCATCGGCAAAAGCTATCAGCTGGCCGGGCAACACCTGGCCATTCTCAATGATGTGTGCCTGTCCATCGCCAGCGGCGACAGTTGCGGCATCCTCGGCGCCTCCGGTTCGGGCAAAAGTACCCTGCTCAACATCCTCGGCCTGCTGGACCTGCCCAATTGCGGCCAGTACCACTTCGCCGGCCACGACATTTTCAACGCCACACCGGACCAGTTGGCCGCCATCCGCAACCAGCAGATCGGCTTCGTGTTCCAGAGTTTCAACCTGCTGCCGCGCCTCAGCGCCCTGGACAACGTCGCCCTGCCCCTGAGTTATCGCGGCGTATCGCGGCATGAGTCGGTGGAACAGGCCCTGCGCATGCTGGAGCAGGTCGGCCTGGCCGACCGCGCCCACCACCGCCCCGCCGACCTCTCCGGTGGCCAGCGCCAACGGGTCGCCATCGCGCGGGCACTGGTGGGCAACCCGTCGGTGATCCTCGCCGACGAACCCACCGGCAACCTCGACAGCACCACCGCACAGGAGATCATGGACCTGCTGCTGGCGTTGAACCGCGAACAGCAAGTCACGCTGATCATCGTCACCCATGACCCGCATATCGCCGAGCGCCTGGAACGCAAGATCCTGGTGCGCAATGGCGTGGTGCAAGAGGCCCGAAGCCTATGA
- a CDS encoding ABC transporter permease — translation MSLRVEQSLSQLLHEAFVSLRTLGKRSVLALLGIVIGSSSVVALINIGHNAATDAAMIFKDMGTDTLIAQFPAKGGSSIPMPARLDLDAVRQTVPGIAHIGALTLFSGPIVFHGRTTNANFVGSTPDIKDAMRLAIQQGRFLSSFDANETYGVIGDQLAQALGAPGDPLQLGDRVRINDYLFLIVGILRSQPRAMLMPVQANESLFIPAEGMRRIYATPQIGNVIIRATPGQDMERLAKDVAAALSSQLADHDADIQVPQQMIDGMTRQSRTFAYLLLALGAISLVGGGVGVMNVMLMNVSERRREIGIRMALGARQRDIRNLFLLEAVTLTAVGALCGAVLGMTAAWLYAWLSGWAFALAVAALPLGVGSTLLVGLFFGIYPAVSASRLQPVEALRDE, via the coding sequence ATGAGCTTGCGGGTCGAACAAAGCCTCAGCCAGCTGCTGCATGAAGCCTTCGTCAGCCTGCGCACCCTGGGCAAGCGTTCGGTCCTGGCCTTGCTGGGCATCGTCATCGGCAGTTCGTCGGTGGTGGCGTTGATCAACATCGGCCACAACGCCGCCACCGACGCGGCGATGATCTTCAAGGACATGGGCACCGACACCCTGATCGCCCAGTTCCCAGCCAAAGGCGGCAGCAGCATCCCGATGCCCGCCCGCCTCGACCTCGACGCCGTGCGCCAAACCGTGCCGGGCATTGCCCATATCGGCGCCCTCACGCTGTTCAGCGGGCCGATCGTGTTCCACGGCCGCACCACCAACGCCAACTTCGTCGGCAGCACGCCAGACATCAAGGACGCAATGCGCCTGGCGATACAGCAGGGGCGCTTCCTGTCGAGCTTCGATGCCAATGAAACCTACGGCGTGATCGGCGACCAACTGGCCCAGGCGCTCGGTGCGCCAGGTGACCCGCTGCAACTGGGCGACCGCGTGCGCATCAACGACTACCTGTTCCTGATCGTCGGCATCCTGCGCAGCCAGCCCCGGGCGATGCTGATGCCGGTGCAGGCCAATGAGTCGCTGTTCATCCCCGCCGAAGGCATGCGCCGCATCTATGCCACACCGCAGATCGGCAACGTGATCATCCGCGCCACGCCCGGCCAGGACATGGAGCGCCTTGCCAAGGACGTGGCTGCCGCCTTGAGCTCGCAGCTCGCCGACCACGATGCAGACATCCAGGTGCCCCAGCAAATGATCGACGGCATGACCCGGCAAAGCCGCACCTTCGCCTATCTGCTGCTGGCCCTGGGGGCGATCTCCCTGGTGGGCGGTGGCGTCGGGGTGATGAACGTGATGCTGATGAACGTCTCGGAGCGCCGTCGCGAGATCGGCATTCGCATGGCCCTGGGTGCGCGCCAACGCGACATCCGCAACCTGTTCCTGCTCGAAGCCGTAACCCTCACCGCCGTCGGTGCCCTGTGTGGCGCCGTGCTGGGCATGACGGCAGCCTGGTTGTACGCCTGGCTGTCGGGCTGGGCATTTGCCCTGGCGGTCGCCGCTTTGCCGCTGGGGGTGGGCAGCACGTTGCTGGTGGGGTTGTTCTTCGGCATCTACCCGGCGGTCTCGGCCTCGCGGTTGCAGCCGGTGGAGGCCCTGCGCGATGAGTAA
- a CDS encoding TolC family protein produces the protein MSKWLWLLAFASLPGMAADVVIKPSAPSTTRSGYERSVSLNAQTTAMTLGDAVYLGLRNNPAIRSAYLQRVAQKFDLRVAEDVFNPKLTLNSYYRTTRGSADSARNANLAPATSLLGEYGTRLSMAWTQQLSNADRAGRYRSDGLDLAVIQPLLRGAGWDATTAPLRLSRLSEQANRLNLKATVAQTISQIIATYRELLRAQEQLSIVQDALKRSGTLLDVNKALISAGRMAEFEIVQTEADIATQQLGVEEAQNQLDTSRLALLRLLALDLSTPIRATEALEARPMQIDKRQAFTLAQTQQPEYLAALLGSQQADLNLVIAKDSGRWQVDLVAGANQVRANTDNDAGRSNNRTWDSYAGVQVQIPIGDISTRQAEVRARVNVEDQAIRITDARQELERSVNDVVRDLGTRWRQYEISQRAVELSRRKIEIEREKLSAGRSTNFQVLSFETDLRNAENAQLNALIAYLNAQTQLDLTLGMTLESWEIALNDY, from the coding sequence ATGAGTAAATGGCTATGGCTGCTCGCATTCGCCAGCCTGCCCGGCATGGCCGCCGACGTGGTGATCAAGCCCTCGGCACCCAGCACCACCCGCAGCGGCTACGAGCGCAGCGTGTCGTTGAACGCCCAGACCACCGCCATGACCCTCGGTGATGCGGTGTACCTGGGCCTGCGCAACAACCCGGCGATCCGCAGCGCGTACCTGCAACGGGTGGCCCAGAAGTTCGACCTGCGCGTGGCCGAAGATGTGTTCAACCCCAAGCTCACCCTCAACAGTTACTACCGCACCACCCGGGGCTCCGCCGACAGTGCGCGCAATGCCAACCTGGCGCCCGCCACCAGCCTGCTCGGCGAGTACGGCACGCGCCTGAGCATGGCCTGGACCCAGCAACTGAGCAACGCCGACCGCGCCGGTCGCTACCGCAGCGACGGCCTGGACCTGGCAGTCATCCAACCGCTGCTGCGCGGCGCCGGCTGGGACGCCACCACCGCGCCGCTGCGCCTGTCACGCCTGTCGGAACAGGCCAATCGCCTGAACCTCAAGGCTACCGTGGCGCAGACCATCAGCCAGATCATCGCCACCTACCGCGAACTGCTGCGTGCCCAGGAGCAACTGAGCATCGTGCAGGATGCGCTCAAGCGTTCCGGCACCCTGCTGGACGTGAACAAGGCGCTGATCAGCGCCGGGCGCATGGCCGAATTCGAAATCGTACAGACCGAAGCCGATATCGCCACCCAGCAACTGGGCGTCGAAGAAGCGCAGAACCAACTGGACACCAGCCGCCTCGCCCTGCTGCGCCTGCTGGCGCTGGACCTGTCCACGCCGATTCGCGCCACCGAAGCCCTGGAGGCCAGGCCCATGCAGATCGACAAGCGCCAGGCCTTTACCCTGGCGCAGACCCAGCAACCCGAATACCTCGCCGCCCTGCTCGGCAGCCAGCAGGCCGACCTCAACCTGGTGATCGCCAAGGACTCCGGGCGCTGGCAGGTGGACCTGGTGGCCGGCGCCAACCAGGTGCGCGCCAACACCGACAACGACGCGGGCCGTTCCAACAACCGTACCTGGGACAGCTACGCCGGGGTGCAGGTGCAGATTCCCATCGGCGATATCAGCACGCGCCAGGCCGAAGTGCGCGCGCGGGTGAATGTGGAGGACCAGGCCATCCGCATCACCGATGCGCGCCAGGAACTGGAACGCAGCGTCAACGATGTGGTGCGTGACCTTGGTACGCGCTGGCGCCAGTATGAAATCTCCCAGCGGGCGGTGGAATTGTCGCGGCGCAAGATCGAGATCGAGCGGGAAAAACTCAGCGCCGGGCGCTCCACCAACTTCCAGGTGCTGAGCTTCGAGACTGATTTGCGCAACGCCGAAAACGCGCAACTGAATGCGCTGATCGCTTATTTGAACGCCCAGACCCAGCTCGACCTGACCCTGGGCATGACGCTGGAAAGTTGGGAAATCGCCCTCAATGACTACTAA
- a CDS encoding efflux RND transporter periplasmic adaptor subunit, translating into MTTNQKRLLGAVLIVLLGGAGLALRSPASDPGGASEQWLAVKPEALEHRIGLVGKIEPDTTITLTAPFDGNVQANLVEQGQRVEAGQVLLRMDPATLEVQLREALSAQLKARRTVQEMQDWDSSPAVSRARRSLRTAEMTAGNTQRKLTESENLFQRGIIPRNELDDLKQQTQQQQLDLASARSELQQAIDQGKGEYRQIADMELTNATVKYDALHKLLDGQEVKAPFSGIVVPPPGNTSSQGGGNNNAPVQAGSKVSQGQVLFGLANIERLKITAKVSELDINQLHQGQAVEVLGDGFDGERLTGSVSVVSGLAIANDSQGSAQFPVTLSIPKLTPQQLQRVRLGMSARLTIVTYNNAQAIVIPSQAIQADKTVEYREAMDKPVERVMVTTGQATAQGVEVFGLKPGFVKTSR; encoded by the coding sequence ATGACTACTAATCAGAAACGCCTGCTGGGTGCTGTGTTGATCGTCCTGCTCGGCGGCGCGGGCCTGGCCTTGCGCAGCCCGGCGTCCGATCCGGGTGGTGCCAGCGAACAGTGGCTGGCCGTCAAGCCCGAAGCGCTGGAGCACCGGATCGGCCTGGTGGGCAAGATCGAGCCTGACACCACCATCACCCTCACCGCGCCCTTCGATGGCAACGTGCAAGCCAACCTGGTGGAGCAAGGTCAGCGGGTCGAGGCCGGCCAAGTGCTGTTGCGCATGGACCCGGCCACGCTGGAGGTGCAATTGCGCGAAGCGCTTTCCGCCCAGCTCAAGGCTCGGCGCACCGTGCAAGAGATGCAGGACTGGGACAGCAGCCCCGCCGTCAGCCGCGCCCGCCGCAGCCTGCGCACCGCCGAAATGACCGCCGGCAACACCCAGCGCAAACTCACCGAAAGCGAAAACCTGTTCCAGCGCGGCATCATCCCGCGCAATGAGCTGGACGACCTCAAGCAACAGACCCAGCAGCAACAGCTGGACCTTGCCTCGGCCCGCAGCGAACTGCAGCAGGCCATCGACCAGGGCAAGGGCGAGTACCGCCAGATCGCCGACATGGAGCTGACCAACGCCACGGTGAAATACGACGCCCTGCACAAGCTGCTCGACGGGCAAGAGGTCAAGGCGCCGTTCTCCGGCATCGTGGTGCCGCCACCGGGCAACACCTCATCCCAGGGCGGCGGCAACAACAATGCCCCGGTGCAGGCCGGCAGTAAAGTCAGCCAGGGCCAGGTGCTGTTTGGACTGGCGAACATTGAACGGCTGAAAATCACCGCCAAGGTCTCGGAGCTGGACATCAACCAATTGCACCAGGGCCAGGCGGTGGAAGTGCTGGGCGACGGGTTTGATGGCGAGCGACTGACCGGCTCGGTAAGCGTGGTCAGCGGCCTGGCAATTGCCAACGACAGCCAGGGCAGCGCGCAGTTTCCGGTGACCCTGTCAATCCCCAAGCTCACGCCGCAGCAGTTGCAACGGGTGCGCCTGGGGATGAGTGCGCGGCTGACCATCGTGACCTACAACAATGCGCAAGCCATTGTGATTCCGAGCCAGGCGATCCAGGCGGACAAGACCGTCGAATACCGCGAGGCGATGGATAAGCCGGTGGAGCGGGTGATGGTGACCACCGGGCAAGCAACGGCGCAGGGCGTGGAGGTGTTCGGCCTCAAGCCGGGCTTCGTGAAGACCTCAAGATAA
- a CDS encoding FAD/NAD(P)-binding protein: MTESIRNADVLIIGGGLSGTMLAVQLLRLPGARRVLVIEPRAELGRGEAYSAVELGHTLNGNAARMSVDPDNPDDLTQWLTDYIGAGGWPESDQQHVPISELFPPRGMFGLYAQQRLAEAKAQSASSVEHVRGEVVDLQVDAGSTLLILDNGQQLRGGFAVLATGMFPAARTPQTDSSGLNAAAVDPWDVSAMRRIDPHAPVLIIGSGLTMVDAVVSLEQAGHRGPIEVFSRHGLLPHVRRQPPGWVDFLGEDHGLRSPRQLLREVRRQCAFAQAQGIDWQAPLDTVRAHIARLWSQASEREKRQFVRHVRPWWESHHHRSPPLSAQLVARLHAEGRLRIRAASFKGLEPSGEGVTIRLRYRGEQGITQVSGAALINSSGIEYDWRRVARPLPRQLLKRGLIQPGPLALGIAADTSGAVVDAQGQVSQRLFAMGPPLRGVWWESTAVTDVALQAKALASKLTKI; encoded by the coding sequence ATGACTGAATCCATCCGCAACGCTGATGTCCTGATCATCGGCGGCGGCCTGAGCGGCACGATGCTGGCCGTGCAACTGCTGCGCCTGCCGGGCGCGCGCCGGGTGCTGGTGATCGAACCGCGTGCCGAACTGGGCCGGGGCGAGGCCTACAGCGCCGTCGAACTGGGCCACACCCTGAACGGCAACGCGGCGCGCATGAGTGTCGACCCGGACAACCCTGACGACCTGACCCAATGGCTCACCGACTACATCGGCGCCGGCGGCTGGCCCGAGTCCGACCAGCAGCACGTGCCGATCAGCGAACTGTTCCCGCCGCGCGGGATGTTTGGCTTGTATGCCCAGCAACGCCTGGCCGAGGCGAAGGCGCAGTCCGCGTCCAGCGTCGAGCATGTGCGTGGCGAAGTGGTCGACCTGCAAGTGGATGCAGGCTCAACCCTGTTGATTCTCGATAACGGCCAGCAACTGCGCGGTGGGTTTGCGGTCCTGGCCACCGGCATGTTCCCGGCGGCACGTACACCGCAGACCGACTCCAGCGGGCTGAACGCGGCGGCGGTCGACCCCTGGGATGTGAGCGCGATGCGCCGGATCGACCCTCACGCGCCGGTGCTGATCATCGGTTCCGGGCTGACCATGGTCGACGCCGTGGTGTCCCTGGAACAGGCCGGGCATCGCGGGCCCATCGAGGTATTCTCGCGTCACGGCCTGTTGCCCCATGTGCGTCGGCAACCGCCGGGCTGGGTGGATTTTCTTGGCGAGGACCATGGCCTGCGCAGCCCTCGGCAGTTGCTGCGCGAGGTGCGTCGGCAATGCGCGTTTGCGCAGGCCCAGGGCATTGATTGGCAAGCGCCGCTGGACACCGTGCGTGCGCATATCGCGCGTTTGTGGAGCCAGGCCAGCGAGCGCGAGAAGCGCCAGTTCGTGCGGCATGTGCGGCCCTGGTGGGAGAGCCATCACCACCGTTCGCCGCCATTGAGCGCGCAGTTGGTGGCGCGGCTGCATGCAGAGGGGCGGTTGCGGATCCGGGCGGCGTCGTTCAAGGGGCTGGAACCTTCGGGTGAAGGGGTGACGATTCGTTTGCGTTATCGCGGCGAGCAAGGCATCACCCAGGTCTCGGGCGCAGCGCTGATCAACTCCAGCGGTATCGAATACGACTGGCGCCGCGTGGCCCGGCCATTGCCCCGGCAATTGCTCAAGCGTGGGCTGATCCAGCCAGGGCCGCTGGCGTTGGGGATTGCGGCGGATACGTCGGGGGCGGTGGTGGACGCCCAGGGGCAGGTCAGCCAGCGCTTGTTCGCCATGGGCCCGCCGTTACGCGGGGTGTGGTGGGAGAGCACCGCTGTGACTGATGTGGCGCTGCAAGCCAAGGCACTGGCTTCAAAGCTGACAAAGATCTAA
- a CDS encoding ABC transporter ATP-binding protein yields MSQPATAAAQPSLLTVNDIEVIYDGAILAVAGVSLSVPKGAIVALLGANGAGKSTTLKAISGLVRAERAEVSRGVIEYAGADLAGIDPSQRVRQGMVHVLEGRHVFGQLSVEDNLRSGGFVRRLSRRDMEHDLERLYAWFPRLKTKRHTRAGLTSGGEQQMVAIGRALMTRPTLVLLDEPSMGLAPMIVQEIFAIIAQLNREQQVSFLIAEQNINVALNYASHGYVLDTGRVALSGSAAELLARGDLHDIYLGKQ; encoded by the coding sequence ATGAGCCAGCCCGCCACCGCTGCCGCGCAGCCGTCGCTGCTGACGGTCAACGATATCGAAGTGATCTACGACGGCGCGATCCTCGCGGTGGCCGGGGTGTCGCTGAGCGTGCCCAAGGGCGCCATCGTCGCCTTGCTCGGTGCCAATGGCGCCGGCAAGAGCACCACGCTCAAGGCCATCTCCGGCTTGGTGCGTGCCGAACGCGCCGAGGTCAGCCGCGGTGTGATCGAATACGCCGGTGCCGATCTGGCCGGCATCGACCCCAGCCAGCGCGTGCGCCAGGGCATGGTGCATGTGTTGGAGGGCCGCCATGTGTTCGGCCAACTGAGCGTGGAAGACAACCTGCGCAGCGGCGGCTTTGTGCGGCGCCTGAGTCGCCGCGACATGGAGCACGACCTGGAGCGCCTCTACGCCTGGTTCCCACGGCTCAAGACCAAGCGCCACACTCGTGCCGGCCTCACCTCCGGCGGCGAGCAGCAGATGGTCGCCATCGGCCGGGCGTTGATGACCCGTCCTACTTTGGTACTGCTCGACGAGCCGTCCATGGGTTTGGCGCCTATGATCGTGCAGGAGATTTTCGCGATTATCGCGCAGCTCAACCGCGAGCAGCAGGTGAGCTTCCTGATCGCCGAGCAGAACATCAACGTCGCACTGAACTATGCGTCCCACGGCTACGTATTGGATACTGGGCGCGTGGCCTTGAGTGGCAGCGCCGCTGAACTGCTGGCGCGGGGCGATCTGCATGACATTTACCTGGGCAAACAGTAA
- a CDS encoding ABC transporter substrate-binding protein codes for MRASLKRSLVGAAFALATLAGAVPQAMASPDQQFIPLATYRVGAYASSGVQVWAGMIDYLRYINEVEGGINGVKLVWQECETEWTAEKGIECYERFKHGLDGAPVAVYQPNGAPAAYALSERAEVDKIPLITLGYGRTEATDGTVFPYNFPVMLTFYSEASTLVNYIAQREGGFDKLKGKKIATVYHDSAYGRETLGPLKLLAEKYGFENIQIPVADPGNEQSAQWRQVRQANPDWVFLRTWGVSTPVAVKTAARFGFPVDHIIGDIWASSSEDVLPAGAAAKGYLALTPYPAGADFEIHKRLKQYILDKGHSDLKDLKSFGSVYYNSGLVNAAVAVEAIRTGQAKFGKRPLNGEEGRWGLEHLNIDDARLNDMGYLGLMQNLKLSCRDHEGGGSARVQQWDGANWTLISDWIAADRALLRPLIDEKSAAFAKEKGLTPRACTGDE; via the coding sequence ATGCGTGCATCCTTGAAACGTTCCCTGGTCGGCGCTGCCTTTGCGCTGGCAACTTTGGCCGGTGCAGTCCCCCAGGCGATGGCCTCGCCGGACCAGCAATTCATTCCCCTTGCGACCTACCGTGTGGGCGCCTATGCGTCCAGCGGCGTGCAGGTGTGGGCCGGGATGATCGACTACCTGCGTTACATCAACGAGGTCGAAGGCGGCATCAACGGCGTCAAGCTGGTGTGGCAGGAATGCGAGACCGAGTGGACGGCGGAGAAGGGCATCGAGTGCTACGAGCGCTTCAAGCATGGCCTGGATGGCGCGCCGGTCGCGGTGTACCAGCCCAATGGCGCGCCGGCGGCATATGCGCTGAGCGAGCGGGCCGAGGTGGACAAGATCCCGCTGATCACCCTGGGCTACGGTCGCACCGAAGCCACCGACGGCACGGTGTTCCCGTATAACTTCCCGGTGATGCTGACCTTCTACAGCGAGGCGTCGACGCTGGTGAACTACATCGCCCAGCGCGAAGGCGGCTTCGACAAGCTCAAGGGCAAGAAGATCGCCACGGTCTACCACGACTCGGCCTACGGGCGTGAAACCCTCGGCCCGCTGAAGTTGCTGGCGGAAAAATACGGCTTCGAAAACATCCAGATTCCGGTGGCCGACCCCGGCAACGAACAGTCCGCGCAATGGCGCCAGGTGCGCCAGGCCAACCCGGACTGGGTGTTCCTGCGCACCTGGGGTGTGTCCACGCCAGTGGCGGTAAAGACGGCGGCGCGCTTCGGCTTCCCGGTGGACCACATCATCGGTGATATCTGGGCCAGCTCCAGCGAAGACGTATTGCCCGCCGGCGCCGCCGCCAAGGGCTACCTGGCCCTTACGCCATACCCGGCCGGGGCGGATTTCGAGATCCACAAGCGCCTCAAGCAATACATCCTCGACAAGGGCCACAGTGACCTCAAGGACCTGAAGAGCTTCGGCAGCGTCTACTACAACTCCGGCCTGGTGAACGCCGCCGTGGCGGTGGAGGCGATCCGCACGGGCCAGGCCAAATTCGGTAAGCGCCCGCTCAATGGCGAAGAAGGTCGCTGGGGCCTGGAACACCTGAACATCGACGATGCGCGCTTGAATGACATGGGTTACCTGGGCCTGATGCAGAACCTCAAGCTGTCGTGCCGTGACCACGAGGGTGGCGGCTCGGCGCGGGTGCAGCAGTGGGACGGCGCCAACTGGACGCTGATCAGCGACTGGATCGCCGCCGACCGTGCGCTGTTGCGCCCGTTGATCGATGAAAAGTCCGCCGCCTTCGCCAAGGAAAAAGGCCTGACGCCACGCGCCTGCACCGGGGATGAATAA